From Rutidosis leptorrhynchoides isolate AG116_Rl617_1_P2 chromosome 3, CSIRO_AGI_Rlap_v1, whole genome shotgun sequence, a single genomic window includes:
- the LOC139898263 gene encoding uncharacterized protein isoform X1, producing the protein MDGNLETRPLELDFINDIDSCANLESHEQVDPLTWEEATIYNENLSSGLKDPENFSMWGYLNIMSESKTRSGTKLGKFKPKPNAQTRKVQQISNAPLENETIPSFQPTDESLGPTDTISEFHAIEDSTNLNEAAGRSSKS; encoded by the exons ATGGATGGGAATCTAGAAACGCGACCCCTTGAACTTGATTTTATCAACGATATCGATTCTTGCGCAAACTTAGAAAGTCATGAACAGGTAGATCCTTTGACATGGGAGGAAGCTACCATTTATAATGAAAATTTGTCATCAGGATTAAAG GATCCAGAAAACTTCTCAATGTGGGGATATCTTAACATTATGTCCGAGTCAAAAACTCGCTCAG GAACAAAGCTTGGAAAATTCAAGCCAAAACCCAATGCACAAACCCGCAAAGTGCAACAGATTTCTAACGCTCCATTGGAAAACGAAACTATACCTTCTTTTCAACCAACAGATGAAAGTCTCGGTCCGACAGACACAATATCTGAATTTCACGCGATTGAAGATTCAACAAATCTGAATGAAGCTGCTGGTAGATCCTCAAAGAGTTGA
- the LOC139901836 gene encoding uncharacterized protein: protein MTRLELFRLKSMWGNFQFDYALSMARGFSGGIISMWDPLAFVKENIWSENNFVIVKGRWSEEDMVIYMVNIYAPQSRQDKLALWNKLSDFMNNNVGEYIMLGDWNAVRVASERSGTDFCAIDASNFNDFINGNMLHEIPLGGLHYTWRVWFFLRGYSDHSPIMLFQDNLDYGPTYFKLFDSWFERPNFDDMVKQEWAIITSSGAQHITAKLRALKGKLKCWITQSRKEEKAHVKVLIDNINGLDTLIDSGHASEVQIDTRNTLFQAKEDICKFEALDSLQKARVKWDIEGDENS, encoded by the exons ATGACTAGATTAGAGTTATTTCGGTTAAAGTCGATGTGGGGTAACTTTCAGTTTGATTATGCTTTATCTATGGCTCGGGGTTTTTCGGGAGGTATTATTTCCATGTGGGATCCTCTTGCTTTTGTTAAAGAAAATATATGGAGCGAAAACAATTTTGTTATTGTTAAAGGTCGATGGTCAGAGGAAGATAtggttatttacatggtgaatataTACGCTCCCCAAAGTCGTCAAGATAAACTTGCTTTATGGAATAAATTGTCGGACTTTATGAACAACAACGTTGGTGAGTACATTATGCTTGGCGATTGGAACGCTGTCCGTGTTGCTAGTGAAAGAAGTGGCACAGATTTTTGTGCGATTGACGCTTCTAATTTTAATGACTTTATCAATGGCAACATGTTACATGAGATTCCTCTCGGGGGTCTCCATTATACGTGGCGT GTGTGGTTCTTCCTTAGGGGTTATTCGGATCACTCACCGATCATGTTATTCCAAGATAATCTTGATTATGGTCCGACATATTTCAAATTATTTGATTCATGGTTCGAGAGACCCAATTTCGATGATATGGTTAAACAAGAATGGGCCATTATCACTTCTTCCGGAGCCCAACATATTACGGCTAAGCTACGAGCTCTCAAAGGCAAGCTCAAATGTTGGATTACGCAGTCCAGGAAGGAAGAGAAGGCCCACGTGAAGGttttaattgataatattaatggGCTGGACACGCTTATTGATTCGGGCCATGCTTCTGAGGTCCAAATTGATACTCGTAACACTTTGTTTCAAGCGAAAGAAGATATTTGCAAATTCGAAGCTCTTGACTCGTTACAAAAAGCTCGTGTTAAGTGGGATATTGAAGGGGACGAGAACTCTTAG
- the LOC139898262 gene encoding uncharacterized protein translates to MEGGGVVSSAKQNAESNATSSYTYWVRETKQDAAPLPVPRKLNAEDISSGSKSSNHLGSAWNKAGTWEEKNLNKWATERIKELILSVGSLELSSGKAEIAEVSRCTGDAFLVTVRNKKRVGYTYEITLKVKGEWVVGEEKKTFKGNLDIAEFSFGVLDDLQVEMRLNEDKDFIHQEKHRLRQDMKMFLKPIREKLLEFEAELKER, encoded by the exons ATGGAAGGAGGTGGTGTGGTATCATCAGCGAAACAAAATGCAGAATCAAATGCAACATCATCATATACTTATTGGGTTCGAGAAACTAAACAAGATGCTGCACCACTTCCTGTTCCACGTAAGCTAAATGCTGAAGATATCTCAAGTGGGTCGAAATCCTCGAATCATCTTGGCTCTGCTTGGAATAAG GCTGGAACATGGGAGGAGAAGAACTTGAACAAATGGGCAACTGAAAGAATCAAG GAGTTAATTTTATCAGTGGGTTCTTTGGAGTTATCTTCTGGGAAGGCAGAAATTGCAGAAGTATCGAGATGCACAGGAGAT GCGTTTTTGGTGACTGTAAGGAACAAGAAACGCGTTGGGTACACATATGAAATAACTTTGAAAGTCAAAG GGGAATGGGTAGTTGGAGAAGAGAAGAAAACTTTTAAAGGCAATTTGGATATTGCTGAGTTCTCATTTGGGGTACTGGATGATTTGCAG GTTGAAATGAGGCTGAATGAAGATAAGGATTTCATTCACCAAGAGAAACACCGACTTCGACAGGATATGAAGATGTTTTTGAAACCTATTCGTGAGAAACTACTCGAGTTTGAAGCAGAACTCAAAGAAAGGTAG
- the LOC139898263 gene encoding uncharacterized protein isoform X2, protein MVNDAPSSDISGDDFFIGTGTVSLRQTATRDILGRRNRKTSMFFVCPLLVGSLLVDSEHGGGMHGMRGGRTPLLNNRKRMHHYTQKHQMLTFPWMGI, encoded by the exons ATGGTAAACGATGCCCCGTCCAGTGACATTAGTGGAGACGACTTTTTTATTGGTACGGGTACTGTATCTTTAAGGCAAACGGCTACTAGAGATATATTAGGGCGTCGTAATCGTAAAACAAGTATGTTCTTCGTTTGTCCACTGCTGGTGGGTAGTTTGT TAGTGGATAGCGAGCATGGTGGTGGGATGCATGGTATGAGGGGTGGAAGAACACCTTTACTTAATAATAGAAAG AGAATGCATCATTACACTCAGAAACACCAAATGTTAACGTTTCCATGGATGGGAATCTAG